Proteins encoded within one genomic window of Neodiprion fabricii isolate iyNeoFabr1 chromosome 6, iyNeoFabr1.1, whole genome shotgun sequence:
- the LOC124184614 gene encoding uncharacterized protein LOC124184614: MSESTESVKKQSLPIIEQRHTLVRRVSDMFRDGKSSGPPLLFRHASMQRLRHCCQNLNLFPYLLYSFGNSKSHPTVKKLHRNFILLMHTLSIIIQSMLNSILQSTPVKNSVRFAIGFQRVLLKHLHTQGSTRSSEAFASLRRTSKSPQTTQEIKNEEEEKFAKFKPRERKRISLVLTLAVYFALLVLASQLVGIISVMLVGKYPPGFIFLMLALLFLGYITLKIMAFDKGGHGFKEQKRKAE, from the exons ATGAGCGAGAGTACCGAGTCGGTGAAAAAACAGTCTTTACCGATCATCGAGCAGAGACACACGCTGGTACGGCGTGTTTCTGACATGTTCAGAG ATGGAAAATCGAGCGGACCTCCACTCCTCTTTCGTCACGCATCAATGCAGCGCCTTCGTCATTGCTGCCAGAATTTGAACCTGTTTCCGTACCTGCTGTACTCATTCGGCAATTCGAAGTCTCATCCCACTGTAAAAAAACTCCACAGAAACTTTATATTGCTGATGCACACCCTTTCGATAATCATACAGAGCATGCTGAACTCGATACTCCAGTCGACCCCAGTGAAGAATTCCGTCCGTTTCGCAATCGGGTTCCAGCGAGTTCTTCTCAAACACCTCCATACGCAAGGATCGACCAGATCCTCCGAGGCTTTCGCATCACTTCGACGGACCTCCAAGTCACCGCAGACGacgcaagaaataaaaaatgaagaagaagagaagttTGCAAAGTTCAAACCACGTGAACGGAAGAGGATCTCCCTTGTTCTTACGCTGGCCGTGTACTTTGCTCTTCTAGTACTCGCCTCTCAGCTCGTTGGTATCATCAGTGTTATGCTCGTTGGCAAATATCCACCTGGTTTCATATTCCTAATGTTAGCTCTACTCTTCCTTGGATATATCACTTTAAAAATAATGGCATTCGACAAAGGGGGCCATGGATTCAAAGAACAGAAGAGGAAAGCTGAGTGA